The DNA window TCAGAAGCTGGGCGAGTTCGCCGTCCTGATCCACGCGGTAACCGTATTCGTTGCCTTCGATCGTGATTGTCTCACCGCCTGTGGTGGTGAAAGAACGCGGTTTGTAGATCGTGTTGTATTTTGTCGCAAGATTCTTGATGTATTCCTGTGCCTGGGCGGTATCGATCGACACGCTGTCATCCGAGATCACCAGCCAGGAACAGATCGTCGCGTTATCCAGCACCTGTGTCTCGTTTCCGAAGGTGTAGGTTATGGAAACACCCTGGTATTTTTGCAGGGAGGTATTTAACGCTGCTGCTTTTTCCTGTAATTCCTGAGAATCCTGCGTAACAGCCACTTTCAGATAAACATCTGAAGGAATCTCTATCTCAAGTCCTGTTTTCGGATAGTCTGTCGCAACCTGTGAACGGATCTGTTCTTCCACATAGGTCTCGACGGCTGCCTGATCCATATGATTGCCGACCACCTCGGGAACGATCACATAGGCGTTCTGTTCACCGTCATATGCCACATAGGCATCCGTCGCATCCACACGTTCCGTGGAGAGCTGAAAATGTTCTTCTGTCAGCGCTGCAGAAAATGTCTCATCGTCCCGGTTCACCTGATACGTTACGGTAAGATCTGCCTGTTTCGGGAAGTAACCGTCTTCTTTCCAGCGTTTGTCTCTCAGAGTTTTCAGATCTTTTTTCAGCTGTGTCTCGTCGATGCTGTAACCGAGATCGCCGAGTGTCGTCTGATAATCCGTCTCTCCGTTTTCCTGAAATGTCACGGGGATCTTCTGAAAATCATCTGCCAGTTTCTTCGCCGTCTCCTCCACGGTAAGTCCGGATACATCCTCTCCGAAGATTTTTATCCTGCTCCCCATGGTTTTTGTTCCCATATGGTGTGCATACCCAAACAGTCCTGCAACCAGTCCCACCATAATCACCAGGCAGACGATCAGCAGGATCATGTATACTTTTTTTGTCTTTTTCTTACTTTTCATTTGTTTTTCCCTGCCTTTTTTCTGTCATTTCGACATTAGCTGTCAAATATAGTTTATTATACAATATTTTTATGAAAAAGAAATGATAAAGTTCTAACAATTTTCGAATTATTTCTGCACGTATTTTTCTTTCAGTTCTTTGACTTTCGCCAGATATGCCTGATCCTGTTTTCTTTTCAGGAGCTCTGTGCGGATCGGATCTTTCACTTCATCGAATCCTGCTTCTTTGGCTTCGTTTTTCTTCTCTACTTTGATCAGGTGATAGCCAAACTGTGTTTTTACCGGTCCTACGACATGTCCCGGTTCTGCATTGAAGGCTGCGTCTTCGAATTCTTTTACCATCTGACCTTTTCCGAACTCGCCCAGGTCTCCGCCCTGTGCGCCGGACGGGCAGGTGGAAGATTCTCTCGCTGCCTCTTCAAAGGTCTTTTCGCCGTTTACGATTGTTTCCAGAATAGCTGCACATTTTTCTTCGGAATCGGTCAGGATGTGTTTTGCACTTACGGTAGCACCCTTTACAAACTGTGCTTTGTTCTGTTCGAAGTAGTCTTTTACTTCGTCATCGGATACACTTACACTCTCGATGGTTTCTTTTAACACCATCTGTACCAGGATATCCTGTCTTGCGCTTTCCATTCCTTTTTTGAATTCTTCAGTTTCCTCCAGTTTTTCGTCCTCACCGCATTTTGCCAGTGCGTGGAAGGTGATCAGCTGCTCTTTGCAGTGTTCTTTGAACTGCGGATTGGCTGCATATGCCTGCTGTTCTTTCGGCAGATGTCCGATAAATGCCTGCAGTTCTTCTTCGGTGATCTCGTGTCCGGCTACCACTGCCAGTACGTTCTGTGCCATAATAATTTCTCCTTTGTTTTCCGGATCCGCTGTCTGCTCTGACCGGATCCTGCGAGGTATTTTGCCACGGGATACCGGTATAGCGGCTGTCTCCCGTACCATGGTCGCGTAGGTTTTATTATAAAAGAAAAGCATAAAATATGCAAGGGTACGCGCCGGTATCCTTGCATATTCCACACTGCTGTTTCAGATCAGTTTTCGTTTTCTCGCCTCGTTGACCGCTGCTGCCTTGCCATTCACACCAAGTTTCCGGTAGGTCTCCCGACAGTGGTATTTTACCGTCACTTCGGCAAGTCCAAGCTGTCCGGCGATCTTGTTCATCGAATCGCCTTCCGCCTGCATCCGCAGGATCTTCAGAGCGGTATCAGAAAGTGTGACTTCCCCTTCTGCTTTGGTTCGCAGATAACCGGGATACATCTGTGCCATCCGTTTTCCTTCTTCGAGTACCTGCCTGCGAAATCCAGAATCTTTCCACCGGATCTCTTTCGTACCTTTTTTTAACAGCGGCAGCCACAGACCGGCTTCTTTTGTCAGGACACGGACAAAATGATACGATTCTGCTTCGCTCACAGCTTCCTGCAAAAGCGACGTCCACGCTTCCCGCTCCATCCGGTAACAGGTCACAGCCAGAAGCAGCGTACTTTCTATATAAATATAGGTTCGTTTCATTTCTCTGGCATAGTATAGCAGCTGTTGCAGCAGATTGCAGGCTGCTTCGTATTTGCCCTGTTGCAGGTAGACACGCGCTTTCGTCAGATACCGGAACCGTTCGAGGATGTAAAATTCACGGTTTTCATCCGGTGCCGTATCCATCCACGCCAATATCTCCGCCGTATCTCCCCGGTACAGATGCAGCCGGCATAAAAAGGCATCGATATTGTCCAACAGCCGCGGTGCTTCTTTTTCACACCGCTCCCGGAACGTTGTCATCACATGGATCGCCTCTTCGAGATCCTGACGGATCAGGTACATCCGGCAGAGCAGACCATTTGCCACAAAGACCTGTTCAATCTTGCCGCCGCTGTCCGCCTGCATGCGACCTTTCTGGATCAGTGCCATGACTTCGTAATCATCCTGCCCTTTTTCCTGAAAACTCTCGGCAAGCGCCAGCGGAACCAGACCCTTCCCATATTTTCCGAGAACAAATTCTACGACTTTTCCGATACTTCCCGCCAGTTCTTTATCTCTTCGGCTCCACTCGCAGAAATCTTTACCACCATTCATCATCGATGGCAGATTACTGGTCACGGAAAGTTCCGGGATGCATACTTTCCGGTCCGTAAGCAGCACACCTGCCGCCCGCAGCAGATCCGTCATTCCGGTGATGCCGCGGTGTGGGAGGGAGATATCCAGCGTGATCAGCCGTCCTCTGGCTTCCCGCGCCTCGCTTCCTTCTGCCCGTTTCTGGTATTCTTCCAGTTCGTGATACCACCGCTCGCTCTCCTCCACATTCATCAGGATCGACTGCAGCAGGCTCATTCCCATCATCAGAACCGGATTTTCCCGGATGATCTCCTCCGGAAGCTCCAGATAGTATTTCCGCAGTTCGTAGTAATTGCCGCTGGCTGCATTTTTTCTGGCATTTGCCACCAGAAGGCGGGAGATGCTTTCTGTATCATCATATATTTTATACATTTCCAGGGCTTTCGGAAGATCACCCTCCAGTTCATAGTACAGACCGGCGTTATAATACAGGCGGCGGATCTGTTCCGAGGAGCGTTTTTTGTGCAATCGCTGCTCCATCGACCAGCGCATCGGGTCTTTACAGCGCCAGATCCCGTCTTTTTCTCCCATTTTCTCAAAAAAGTTACCAGTTTCCATACCCTGCGCCAACATATGTTCCACATGTTTGTTCCCGGTGATCATCGCCGCGAGATCTACCGTGAACTCTTTTACGATCGACACATCCATAAAGAAATCCTGCAGTTCCGTATCCCACTGATCGTATACATGACTCTCCAGATATGTCCAGACGGTCCGCATCGTCGCTTCCAGATCACCGTTTTCCATCACATAGACGCGCAGGGCCATCGGATTGCCTCTGCCTACCGCCCATGCTCTCGCCAGCTGCTCATCCGACGCCTGCAGTCCATATTGTTCCAGATATTCATCCTGCTGTTCTCTGGTCAGGCAGAAGTCCTCTTCCTGAATGATCACAAACGAATATTTCATCCGCAGAGACAGCAGCCATGCCGGAAACGGGGCGCGGGAGATCAGAACCACCCACAGGTCTTTTCGTTCCATCAGTTCCTGAATCTTCTGAAAATACGCGTCTTTCAGCCGGATATCCGCGATGGTGTAGAGGTCATCCAGTACCACGGTCGGCGCACTGATTTTTCCGGTATCCAGATCTTCCGGTGTGGTGTTCAGCGCCGAAAAATACTGGTATGGTTTCCTGTTCAGAAAATGTTCGATCAGAGAAGTTTTTCCCACGCCGGTAACGCCGTACAGGTATGCCGGAAGTTCGGTCTGATATGCCGTGCGCAGTTTTTTCTCTGCGGCTGACGGCCATAAATAGACTTCTCCGTTCATTCTGTTTTCCCTCCTGCTGTATATTCTGTATATTCTCTGCAACGGCAGCGCAGTTCTCCCGGGAGAGACAGCATGTTTTCGAATTCTTTTGTGTTGAGCGGCATCGAAAACCAGTTTCCCTGCACCAGGTCACAGCCCGCATTTTTTAACACTTCCACCTGCCGTGCCGATTCCACGCCCTCACAGACCACCTGAAATCCCAAGCTCTTGAGCATCTCGATCAGCTGTTTTAAGAACGCAGTTCCGCGATGGTCTTTTTCGCATTTTTCTATAAATCCCCGTCCCAGTTTCACGTCATTTAACGGGACTTCCCCGACCAGATTGAGGAATGAAGAACCGACGCCAAAGTTATCAAGTGCCGTCTGGAAGCCTGCCTGCTGGAAGGAGTGTAACAGGTTCCGGATATTTTCATACCGGATCGTATCGGTTTCCTTCAGTTCCATCTGGATCATCGACGGATCAACCCCGTGTTTTTGCAGGATCTCCAGATAGCGCTGTGTGGTCTGCGGATCTTCCGCGTGCAGTGCAGATACATTGACCGATACCGGACCGGGAACGATTCCGCTTCTTTTTGTTTTTTCGAGAAAGACCGCTACCTGTTCAAATACATAATAGTCCAGTTCCGTGATTTTCCCGTTTTTTTCATAAAACGGAAGGAAATGTTCTGGTTTTACCACGATCCCGTCCGGTCTGCGCCAGCGCACCAGTGCCTCCGCACCTGCGATCTTATAATTATGAAGCGATATTTTCGGCTGAAAATAGATCTCGAATTCTCTCTTTTCCATGGTTTCATCCATCAGCAGTTTCACTGCCGTCTCGCCTTTTTCGCCCTTCTGCAGCGGCACCAGTTTTTCTCCTACGGCATACTGGTTTCTTCCGGCGATCTTAGCGCGGTACAGAGCGAGATCTGCGTGTTCGAGAAGCTGTTCATAGCTGTACGCTCCGGCGCCACCCGGCAAAAAGCAGACACCCACGCTGCAGGTCATCGAAAATTCCTTCTTCGAAAAGGTCAGTTCTCCCACTTTTTTCACCAGATCCCCGACTTTCTTTTCCAGCACTTCCCGGTTAATCTCTTTTAAGAATACGGCAAATTCATCGCCGCCGGTGCGGATCAGGATGTCCTCTTTTCGAAAGAAACTCTGTAAAAAACGGGCAAATCCGGTCAGCACCTCATCGCCGAACAGATGACCGTAGACATCATTGACATTTTTAAAGCGGTCCACATCCATCATCAGGAGTCCGCAGGGCTGCTCTGCCCGTTTTTCCATCAGATAGTCGTTCACCAGCCGTTTTCCGGTATCGTGGTTGTACAGTCCGGTCATGGAATCTCTCCGCGCCTGGTCTTCGAGAAGCTCTTCTCTTTTTCGGATCTCCGTAATATCTCTGGCGCAGCCGATGATCGACGGATCATCTTCCTCCTGTTGCAGTGCATCCAGGAGGACCATCCGATAATGACCGTTTTCCAGCATTTTCAGTTCTACGGTTCCCTGGATGTTCCCTGTCAGAAATCCACGCAGTTTTTCTCTGTTCTCCGGATAAACGGTACACAGTTCTTCGAGTCGTCCAAGAAATGGCTGCATCCGGCGCTCTTCTTTCAGCTGTTCGTCATACAGTACCAGCCGGTCGGCATCCGGGAAATATTCAAAGACGGAAATACCGGCATATTTCATCAGCACTTTTAATTTTTCCATTCGTTTTTTTCCGGTCAGAAAGCTTTTTTCTCTGTGTCTGATTCTTTCTTTTTCCATATATATTCCACATTCCTTCTATAGTTTTCACCTTTTGTATAATTATAACAAAAGAGAGAAGGAAAAGGAACTATCCAATCGGATAGTCTTGCCTTTTTCTTCCCTCTTTTTTCGACCGGTTTTTATTATTTCTGCGGCGCCGCATATGGATCTCCGGGATTGCGAGATTTTCGCTTTCTATTTTATATTCACGATGATTTGCTTTTTTCCTTTTCCAAAACATGGATGTTATTCTCCTCTGTTATAATTTGTTTCCTGCTCTCTTACAGGGAATTGATAAAGAATGTCACAGTCAGACTGTTCAGGAAGTCCGCAAACAGGCATGTGTATTCTATCCTGTTTTTCGGGGTGCTGTCAGGCAATGATGACGATTATTGTTTTGACCTTTTCGTATAAGCATAGTAGAATAAAAATGATGATTTTGTAAGGGAGGATTTGTATGAAAAACGCAAAGATTTTTAACATTCTCCGGTATATTTTCGGGGTCTTTCTGATCATCGGCGGACTGGGGAATCTGTCGGCTTCTGTTCCGTTCGGACTGCTGATCACATTTGCCGGAATCTTTATTTTTCCATTTGTCTGGAAACTGCTCGGTAAACGGATGTCGTTTGCCCGATGGATTCCTTTTCTGGTGCCGCTTCTGTTCTTTATTGCTGCGACACCGTTTGTTCCGGCAAGTTCGGTGCAGTCGCGGACGATCGTTGTGACCGATGAGACGGATGCTACAGACAGCAGCGTGACCGATACACCGGAAGCCACACCGACCGAAACTCCGACGGCTGCGCCGACACCGGAAGAGACGGAAACGCCAACGCCGGAACCGACGAAAGAAGCCGGGGAGATGAAAGTGCATTTTCTGGATGTCGGACAGGGGTTGAGTATCCTGGTGCAGTCCGGCGGACAGACGATGATCTATGACGGCGGAGACAAAAGCACTTCAAGTTTTGTAGTTTCCTATCTGCAAAAGCAGAATGTTACCACGATCGATTATCTGATTTCTTCGCATTATGACAGCGACCATATGGCGGGGCTGATCGGATGCCTGAGTGCTTTCGATGTAAAAAATGTAATCTCCAGCGATTATGAACATGACAGCAAGCTGTATCAGTCGTTTATCCAGGCAGTTGCGGATCAGGGACTTACGATGCAGCATCCGGCGGTTGGAACGGAATTTTCTTTCGGAACCGGAAGTTTTCAGATTCTGGCTCCGGCAACGATCGATCCGGATGACAGCAATAAAAACTCGGTAGCCATCAAACTGACCAACGGAGAAAATTCCTTTATTTTCACCGGAGATGCGGAAAGTACCAGTGAAGCGGCGATGTGTGCATCCGGCATTGATCTTTCCTGTGATGTGCTGGTTCCGGGACATCACGGTTCTGCCACAGCTACCAGCTGGGATTTCCTTCAGGCGACCGTTCCGGAATATGCGGTGATCAGCTGTGGAAAGGATAACCAGTACGGACATCCGGCGAAGGATGTGATGGACAAGCTGGAATCTATGGATATTCAGGTGTATCGTACCGATGAGCAGGGAACGATTGTTGCCGTCAGCGACGGAACGACGATCACCTGGAATCAGGAACCATGCAATGACTATACGCCGGGTGAAAAAGAAGATCAGGGCACGCAGACGCAGAAAGCGGAGACAGAGAACAGCAGTTCTTCCGGTACAAACACCGGCAAGAGCGGAAAATCTTCCTCGAAAAGCAAGGCGGCTGACGCCAGCGCAGGCAGCTCCATCCAGATCACAGCCACCCCGCAGGTGACGGAGGCCCCACAGGATACTTCTTCCACTTCCAATGAAGAAATGGTATGGATCACGGCTACGGGTTCCAAGTATCATAATAAAAATAACTGCGGACGGACTGACCCGAGCAAGGCAAGTGAAATCAGCCGGTCGGAGGCGGAAAGCCGGGGATATGAGCCTTGTAAGAAGTGTTTTGGGTAATACCTGATATTTGCATGCATCTGTAAAAAACAGCCATAAAACAAAAATCTTTTTTATGATAAGATATTTTGTTTCATGGCTGTTTTTATGTTCCTGTCTATCAGCGGTTGGTTCCGTGAACCGCCTGGAATTTACCCTTTCCCCTTATTGTACGCTCGGATGAATTTTCTCCCCTTTTCGCATCCCAGCTTATTCTACCGTCACGCTCTTTGCCAGGTTTCTCGGCTTGTCGACATCCAGACCTTTTGCCACAGATGCATAATAACCCATCAGCTGCAGCGGAACCACTGCCAGTGAGGTGGCAAAATGCGGATCTGTTTTCGGAATGTAGGTGACGAAATCTGCAGTATCTTCAATATTATAATTGCCGTACGTTGTCAGTCCCATCAGATAAGCACCACGGCTCTTACATTCCACCATATTGCTGACGGTTTTTTCATACAGGTTCGGCTGCGTCAGGCATCCGATCACCAGCGTACCGTCTTCGATCAGAGAGATCGTTCCGTGTTTCAGTTCTCCTGCGGCGTATGCCTCGGAGTGAATATAGCTGATTTCTTTCATTTTCAGGCTGCCTTCCATGCTGATCGCATAGTCGATGCCTCGACCGATAAAGAAAATGTCTTTCGCGTTGACCTGTTTGGATGCAAACCACTGGAGACGTTCTTTGTCATCAATGATCTTCTGGATCTTCTCAGGAAGTGTCTGTAATTCTGCGATCATACCGTCATACTGTTCCTGTGTGATCTCTTCCCTTACTTTTGCAAACTGAATCGCCAGCAGATAGGAAGCGATCAGCTGGGTGCTGTAGGCTTTTGTGGTCGCCACAGAGATTTCCGGACCTGCCAGAGTGTAGAAGACATTATCCGCTTCTCTGGCGATGGAGGATCCGATAACATTGACGATTCCCAAGGTGCGGACACCCTTTGCTTTTGCCTCCCGCAGTGCGGCAAGACTGTCTGCAGTCTCACCGGACTGACTGATGATGATGGCAAGACCATTTTTATCTAACAGCGGTTTCCGGTAGCGGAATTCGGACGCCAGTTCCACACGAACCGGGATTCTTGCAAGGTCTTCGAGCACATACTGGGCTGCCATGCCTACATGATAGGCGGATCCGCATGCCACGATATAGATCTGGCTGATGTTACGGATCTCTTCTTCCGAGAGTCCCACATCATTCAGATCGATCATGCCGTCATGCAGAACAGAATTCAGTGTATCTGCTACGGCTTTCGGCTGTTCATGGATTTCTTTTATCATAAAGTGTTCAAAGCCTGCCTTCTCGGCTGCCTCCGCATCCCATTCGATGACTTTCGGCTGCTTTTCCACTTCATCACCATCCAGATTAAAGAATGTAATTTCTCCTTTTCTGACGCGCGCCATCTCCAGATTGCCGATATAATAGACATTTCGTGTGTATTTTAAGATTGCCGGAACATCGGAAGCGATATAGGACTCCCCATTTTCCACACCGAGGATCATCGGGCTGTCTTTTCTTGCCACATAAATCTCTTCTGGGTACTCCTTGAACATGATCGCCAGCGCATAGGATCCGCGGATACGGACCATGGCATGGGTCAGCGCATCTACCGGTGTGCCCTCGTATTTTTTATAGTAGTAATCCACCAGTTTGACTGCTACTTCGGTATCAGTTTCAGAATAGAAGGTATATCCTTTGCGGATCAGTTTGTCTTTTAATTCCTGATAGTTTTCGATGATACCGTTATGAACCGCTACGACATTGCCATCGTCGCTCATATGTGGGTGGGCGTTATTTTCAGACGGCTCACCGTGCGTTGCCCATCGGGTATGGCCGATGCCACAGGTTCCCGGTACAGAGTCGCCACCGTTTGTTTTTTCCACCAGTTTTTTCAGCCGGCCTTTGGCTTTGATCACTTCTGACCGGTTTTCTCCGTCCCGGACGGCTATTCCGGCAGAGTCATATCCGCGATATTCCAGTTTTGACAGTCCGTCCAGTAAAACCGGGGCTGCGCTGTGCATTCCGGTATATCCTACGATTCCACACATATTATTTTTCTCCTCTCAGATCGTTTGCATCGTTTTATTTGTCTGTGTCAGCCGACTACGTGACCTTTGGCTTTTACTACGCTGACTACCTGGTCAACGTATTTCCGGCAGCATTCCTCGGTCTCGGCTTCCACCATAACACGGAGCAGTGGTTCTGTACCGGACTCGCGTACCAGGATGCGTCCGGTATCTCCCAGTGCCTCTTCTACCGCTTTCACGGCTGCTTTCACATCCGGGTCTTCCTGTGCGGCTGTCTTATCCAGCACTCTTACATTTTCCAGCACCTGCGGATAAATGCTTAAGCCTTCGGTCAGCTGGCTCATCTTTGCTTTTTTTGCCATCATGACTTCCATCATTTTCAGACTGGTGAGGATACCGTCTCCGGTGGAAGCGTATTTTGAGAAAATAATATGACCGGACTGTTCCCCGCCGATCCGGCAGCCGTTCTGGTTCATATATTCGTATACATATTTATCTCCTACCGCAGTCTTCGCATAGCCGATGCCAAGTTCATCGAACGCTTTGTAGAGTCCGAAGTTTGACATGACGGTAGTTACTACGGTGTTGGTCAGAAGTTTTCCTCTCTCTTTCATGTATTTTCCATAAATATAGAGGATCGCATCTCCGTCCACCAGATTGCCTTTTTCATCGACGCACAGGCAGCGGTCAGCATCTCCGTCGTAGGCAAATCCTACATCCAGTCCGTTTTCCACTACATATTTCTGCAGTCCTTCGATGTGGGTGGATCCGGCGTTGTTGTTGATGTTGGTTCCGTCCGGCTGGGCGTTGATCACATAGGTTTTAGCTCCGAGTGCATCAAATACTGTTTTGGCAATGTTCCAGGAACTTCCGTTGGCACAGTCCAGACCGACTTTTTTCCCTTTGAACGAATACATGCCAAGTGAGATCAGATAACCGACATAGCGGTTTCTTCCTGCTACATAGTCCACGGTACATCCGATCCGGTTTTTGTGTGCGTACGGCACTTCTTCGTAAGTCTCACCGAATACTTCCACTTTTCCGTCCAGGTAATCCTCTACGAGAGCGATGGTTTCTTCTTCCATCTTCTCTCCGTTTCCATTGATCAGTTTGATCCCATTATCATAATATGGGTTATGGCTCGCGGAGATCATGATTCCGCAGTCAAAATTATCGGTTCTTGCCACATAGGCAACGGATGGGGTCGTCGTTACATGAAGCAGATACGCATCTGCCCCGGAAGCCACCAGACCACCTACCAGTGTATACTCAAACATATAGCTGGAACGCCGGGTATCTTTTCCGATGACGATTCTCGCCGGAGTGTCATCCCCGTTTCTGCGTTTCAGTTCTCCATAATACCAGCCAAGGAAACGACCGATCTTATATGCGTGGTCTGCAGTTAAGTTTTCATTGGCTTCCCCACGGAAACCATCCGTTCCAAAATATTTACCCATTTTCCCTTTTCCCTTCGTATTCACGTTTCGGCTGCACAGGGCAGCGTCTGTTTTCGTGTGTTTGTCGGTTACTTTCATGATTTTATTGAATTTTTTGGAGATCCAATGGTTCTATCATAGTACAAATGGGGGAATGTTGCAAGTACTTTCACATTTTTCTTAATGAAGTCAGTTCAAATCTTTCTTTTCTTCATTTATATATTTCTTCGCATCCTTTAAAAAGCTCCCTGCGATCAGCAGAATTACTACTCCGATCGGGAAGGCGGCTACGATGCTTACGCTTTGCAGGTTGCTCATTGAACTTTCTGCGAAGAGGAGAGCGATGGGGAGGGCGATCAGCAGGAGACACCACATCAGCTGGATTCCCCGGTGGGGCTGTTCGCCTTCTTCGAGTTTGCGGTAACTGTAGCAGGAGGCTGTCAGGGCGATGGAGTCGAAGGAGGTTGCGTAGAAAGCAATCATCGTCAGAAGTACGACTACCATGATGACCGGCGCGCACGGCAAGGTTTTGATCATGGAGACGATCATTCCATAGAGGTCGCCGTCTTTCAGGTACTGTGCGATAAAATCTGCCTTTCCGGTTACCTGCATTCCCATGGAATAGTTTCCGAGAATGATGAAGCTTACCAGGGTGGATCCCACGCCGAAGACATATCCGCCGAGGATCGTCTGGCGGACGGTTCTGCCGCGGGAGATGCTTCCGATGAAGAATGGAGCTGCCACACACCACACCATCCAGTATGCCCAGTAATAGATCGTCCAGGTCTGCGGGAAGTTTGAGGTTCTCAGCGGATCCGTGTAGGTGGACAGTCCGATAAAATTCTGAATCATCGTTCCCAGCGAGGTCAGCCCTGTCTCAATGATATATCGGGTTTCTCCTCCAAAAAGGAGTACAACCGCCAGCAGACCGAAAAACAGGTAAATACAGATATTTGCCAGTCGGCTGATTCCCTTAAATCCATGCAGCAGAGAATATGTATATACAGCACATGTTATCAGCAGAATAATTACATTGATGACTGTCCGGCTCACTGTAATGTGGAACAGTTCCCCAATGATCGTTGCCATCAGCGGTGTTGCCACACTGAAGGTTGTCGCCGTTCCCGCAAGCAGGGCAAATACTGCCAGCAGATCAATGATTCTTCCTGCCCAACCATCCGTATATTTTCCAAGAATCGGGCGGCAGGCTTCGGAGTATTTCTGGCGGTTTCTTTTTCGCACATGGAGCATGAAACCAAATGCCACCGCCAGTACCAGATAAAATCCCCACGGGATAAAGCTCCAGTGGAACAGCGGATAGACACCAGCCCACTCCTGGATGCTTCCCATTTCCTCCAGATGCGGATCGGTTGCATATAATACCCATTCCGAGAAAGAGTAAAATAAAATATCGGCTGCCAGACCGCAGGTAAACATCATCGCGCCCCAGGAAAAGAACGAATATTTTGGCTTCTCTCCTTTTTCACCGAGTACAATATCTCCGTATTTTGATCCCGCGATATACAGAGACAGCAGGAAAATC is part of the Blautia faecicola genome and encodes:
- a CDS encoding L,D-transpeptidase family protein is translated as MKSKKKTKKVYMILLIVCLVIMVGLVAGLFGYAHHMGTKTMGSRIKIFGEDVSGLTVEETAKKLADDFQKIPVTFQENGETDYQTTLGDLGYSIDETQLKKDLKTLRDKRWKEDGYFPKQADLTVTYQVNRDDETFSAALTEEHFQLSTERVDATDAYVAYDGEQNAYVIVPEVVGNHMDQAAVETYVEEQIRSQVATDYPKTGLEIEIPSDVYLKVAVTQDSQELQEKAAALNTSLQKYQGVSITYTFGNETQVLDNATICSWLVISDDSVSIDTAQAQEYIKNLATKYNTIYKPRSFTTTGGETITIEGNEYGYRVDQDGELAQLLTDIDGGAAVTREPVYSKSGYSRNGTDDLNGSYIEVSLDQQHLWLYKNGVLVTETDIISGLPVDGRETYRGAWPIAYKASPFTLSSDVYGYDTAVTYWMPFVYGQGLHDASWQTNFGGDTYKTKGSHGCINLPPDQAKIIYETIDKGYPILLY
- a CDS encoding peptidylprolyl isomerase, which encodes MAQNVLAVVAGHEITEEELQAFIGHLPKEQQAYAANPQFKEHCKEQLITFHALAKCGEDEKLEETEEFKKGMESARQDILVQMVLKETIESVSVSDDEVKDYFEQNKAQFVKGATVSAKHILTDSEEKCAAILETIVNGEKTFEEAARESSTCPSGAQGGDLGEFGKGQMVKEFEDAAFNAEPGHVVGPVKTQFGYHLIKVEKKNEAKEAGFDEVKDPIRTELLKRKQDQAYLAKVKELKEKYVQK
- a CDS encoding LuxR C-terminal-related transcriptional regulator codes for the protein MNGEVYLWPSAAEKKLRTAYQTELPAYLYGVTGVGKTSLIEHFLNRKPYQYFSALNTTPEDLDTGKISAPTVVLDDLYTIADIRLKDAYFQKIQELMERKDLWVVLISRAPFPAWLLSLRMKYSFVIIQEEDFCLTREQQDEYLEQYGLQASDEQLARAWAVGRGNPMALRVYVMENGDLEATMRTVWTYLESHVYDQWDTELQDFFMDVSIVKEFTVDLAAMITGNKHVEHMLAQGMETGNFFEKMGEKDGIWRCKDPMRWSMEQRLHKKRSSEQIRRLYYNAGLYYELEGDLPKALEMYKIYDDTESISRLLVANARKNAASGNYYELRKYYLELPEEIIRENPVLMMGMSLLQSILMNVEESERWYHELEEYQKRAEGSEAREARGRLITLDISLPHRGITGMTDLLRAAGVLLTDRKVCIPELSVTSNLPSMMNGGKDFCEWSRRDKELAGSIGKVVEFVLGKYGKGLVPLALAESFQEKGQDDYEVMALIQKGRMQADSGGKIEQVFVANGLLCRMYLIRQDLEEAIHVMTTFRERCEKEAPRLLDNIDAFLCRLHLYRGDTAEILAWMDTAPDENREFYILERFRYLTKARVYLQQGKYEAACNLLQQLLYYAREMKRTYIYIESTLLLAVTCYRMEREAWTSLLQEAVSEAESYHFVRVLTKEAGLWLPLLKKGTKEIRWKDSGFRRQVLEEGKRMAQMYPGYLRTKAEGEVTLSDTALKILRMQAEGDSMNKIAGQLGLAEVTVKYHCRETYRKLGVNGKAAAVNEARKRKLI
- a CDS encoding putative bifunctional diguanylate cyclase/phosphodiesterase, with protein sequence MEKERIRHREKSFLTGKKRMEKLKVLMKYAGISVFEYFPDADRLVLYDEQLKEERRMQPFLGRLEELCTVYPENREKLRGFLTGNIQGTVELKMLENGHYRMVLLDALQQEEDDPSIIGCARDITEIRKREELLEDQARRDSMTGLYNHDTGKRLVNDYLMEKRAEQPCGLLMMDVDRFKNVNDVYGHLFGDEVLTGFARFLQSFFRKEDILIRTGGDEFAVFLKEINREVLEKKVGDLVKKVGELTFSKKEFSMTCSVGVCFLPGGAGAYSYEQLLEHADLALYRAKIAGRNQYAVGEKLVPLQKGEKGETAVKLLMDETMEKREFEIYFQPKISLHNYKIAGAEALVRWRRPDGIVVKPEHFLPFYEKNGKITELDYYVFEQVAVFLEKTKRSGIVPGPVSVNVSALHAEDPQTTQRYLEILQKHGVDPSMIQMELKETDTIRYENIRNLLHSFQQAGFQTALDNFGVGSSFLNLVGEVPLNDVKLGRGFIEKCEKDHRGTAFLKQLIEMLKSLGFQVVCEGVESARQVEVLKNAGCDLVQGNWFSMPLNTKEFENMLSLPGELRCRCREYTEYTAGGKTE
- a CDS encoding ComEC/Rec2 family competence protein; this translates as MKNAKIFNILRYIFGVFLIIGGLGNLSASVPFGLLITFAGIFIFPFVWKLLGKRMSFARWIPFLVPLLFFIAATPFVPASSVQSRTIVVTDETDATDSSVTDTPEATPTETPTAAPTPEETETPTPEPTKEAGEMKVHFLDVGQGLSILVQSGGQTMIYDGGDKSTSSFVVSYLQKQNVTTIDYLISSHYDSDHMAGLIGCLSAFDVKNVISSDYEHDSKLYQSFIQAVADQGLTMQHPAVGTEFSFGTGSFQILAPATIDPDDSNKNSVAIKLTNGENSFIFTGDAESTSEAAMCASGIDLSCDVLVPGHHGSATATSWDFLQATVPEYAVISCGKDNQYGHPAKDVMDKLESMDIQVYRTDEQGTIVAVSDGTTITWNQEPCNDYTPGEKEDQGTQTQKAETENSSSSGTNTGKSGKSSSKSKAADASAGSSIQITATPQVTEAPQDTSSTSNEEMVWITATGSKYHNKNNCGRTDPSKASEISRSEAESRGYEPCKKCFG